In Paenibacillus guangzhouensis, a single window of DNA contains:
- a CDS encoding peptidoglycan DD-metalloendopeptidase family protein has translation MSDVNEKSRFTLPAWLKRPKKQLIIAVGSLFFVGVAAFAGNQYVTANTVEYYKVYMNGKEIGSVNNKALVSQLVELKTKEAKKDYPNVHMSLNADQISYSATKEYKPTVDNNETLDKLGKLLVPTAVGVALEVNGKVIGTVKDQETADMLLAKVKSQYEPAAKAPANQVRTLSVSAAPAKNVKTPMKRLESIGFKEEVETVPVKLDPSKILSEKEAYQLLTKGEIAPITHKVKEGDTISGIAHKYGVTQGAIYKNNPTVDEFTLKIGQELDLTVSKPALTVATVEKVTENIVIEPQTIIQKDPKMRAGQSKVIRQGKPGLKQMSYMLTKHNGDLVIEQWLGQKVITAAIPEIIVRGTKVVIGEGSGNFAYPVSGASLSSPYGKRWGRTHKGIDLTSSNHNIKAADDGVVTFAGTKSGYGNVIIVNHKNGYETLYGHLNSIKVKKGAVVEKGQLIGIMGNTGRSTGTHLHFEIHKNGSLRNPLSFL, from the coding sequence ATGTCGGATGTAAATGAAAAATCACGTTTTACGTTACCAGCATGGCTGAAGCGTCCTAAGAAACAATTGATCATCGCCGTCGGTAGCTTGTTCTTCGTAGGTGTGGCTGCTTTTGCAGGCAACCAGTATGTAACAGCGAACACGGTCGAATATTATAAAGTATACATGAATGGCAAGGAAATCGGTTCCGTCAACAACAAAGCGCTCGTAAGTCAATTAGTTGAGCTTAAGACAAAGGAAGCGAAGAAAGATTACCCGAATGTACATATGTCGCTAAATGCAGATCAGATTAGCTACAGTGCTACGAAGGAATATAAACCAACGGTAGATAATAACGAGACGTTAGACAAACTCGGCAAGCTTCTCGTGCCAACGGCCGTAGGGGTTGCGCTTGAGGTTAATGGCAAAGTCATAGGTACCGTGAAGGACCAAGAGACAGCCGATATGCTGCTCGCAAAGGTGAAGAGTCAATATGAGCCAGCGGCCAAAGCGCCTGCCAACCAAGTGAGAACGCTCTCCGTGAGCGCGGCGCCGGCCAAGAACGTGAAGACGCCGATGAAGCGTCTTGAGTCGATTGGGTTCAAGGAAGAAGTCGAGACGGTTCCCGTGAAGTTAGATCCGTCTAAGATTCTATCGGAGAAAGAAGCTTATCAGCTGCTAACGAAGGGTGAAATTGCTCCGATTACCCATAAAGTCAAGGAAGGCGATACCATCTCAGGGATTGCACACAAGTATGGTGTAACCCAAGGTGCGATCTATAAGAACAATCCAACGGTTGATGAATTTACACTGAAGATAGGTCAAGAACTGGATTTGACGGTGTCGAAGCCAGCACTTACGGTGGCAACCGTCGAGAAAGTAACGGAGAATATCGTGATTGAGCCGCAGACGATTATCCAGAAGGATCCGAAGATGCGGGCAGGTCAGTCGAAGGTGATCCGTCAAGGGAAACCGGGACTGAAGCAAATGTCGTATATGTTAACAAAGCATAATGGCGATCTGGTCATTGAGCAGTGGCTCGGACAGAAGGTCATTACAGCAGCAATACCAGAGATTATTGTACGCGGGACGAAGGTTGTGATCGGTGAAGGTTCAGGGAACTTCGCATATCCTGTCTCGGGTGCAAGCTTGTCGAGCCCTTACGGCAAACGTTGGGGACGTACGCATAAAGGAATCGATTTAACTTCGTCGAACCACAACATCAAGGCGGCGGATGACGGCGTCGTCACGTTCGCAGGCACGAAGAGTGGTTACGGGAATGTCATCATTGTGAACCATAAGAACGGCTACGAGACGCTGTATGGACATCTGAACAGCATTAAAGTGAAGAAAGGTGCCGTCGTCGAGAAAGGTCAGCTGATCGGTATTATGGGCAACACGGGACGTTCCACAGGTACACATTTGCATTTCGAAATTCACAAGAATGGATCGCTTCGGAATCCATTAAGTTTCTTATAG
- the yycF gene encoding response regulator YycF, producing MLGKILVVDDEQPIADILKFNLEKEGYQVICAFDGGEAVELALQEKPDLILLDLMLPVKDGMDVCREVRQHLQTPIIMLTAKDTEIDKVLGLELGADDYVTKPFSTRELLARVKAHLRRQTKVVQTSAVDTATEERQGVAYFNLFIDTDMYVVYKNGEPVDLTHREFELLHYMIRSSGKVMTREHLLQAVWGFEYFGDVRTVDVTIRRLREKIEDDPSKPELITTRRGLGYMMRSPKTGGL from the coding sequence ATGCTGGGTAAAATTCTTGTAGTCGACGATGAACAGCCGATTGCGGATATATTGAAATTCAACTTAGAGAAAGAAGGCTATCAGGTTATATGTGCATTTGACGGGGGCGAGGCGGTAGAGCTGGCGCTGCAAGAGAAGCCAGACCTGATCTTGCTGGATCTTATGCTGCCTGTGAAGGACGGCATGGATGTCTGTCGTGAGGTGCGGCAGCACCTGCAGACACCGATTATTATGTTAACAGCCAAAGATACGGAAATTGATAAAGTGCTCGGCCTTGAGCTAGGGGCGGACGATTATGTTACGAAGCCTTTCAGTACGCGAGAGCTGCTTGCACGTGTGAAGGCTCATCTGCGTCGTCAGACGAAGGTCGTACAGACCTCGGCAGTTGATACGGCGACAGAGGAGCGACAAGGGGTCGCGTATTTCAATCTGTTCATTGATACGGATATGTACGTAGTCTATAAGAATGGCGAGCCGGTGGATCTGACGCACCGGGAATTCGAGCTTCTGCACTATATGATCCGCAGCAGCGGGAAAGTAATGACACGGGAGCATCTATTGCAAGCGGTATGGGGCTTCGAATATTTTGGTGATGTGCGGACGGTCGACGTGACGATTCGTCGCTTGCGCGAGAAGATTGAGGACGATCCGAGTAAGCCGGAATTGATTACGACGCGTCGCGGTCTCGGTTATATGATGCGCAGCCCAAAAACGGGAGGACTGTAA
- the walK gene encoding cell wall metabolism sensor histidine kinase WalK — MKWVRFFRTIQAKLIIIYVLLILIAMQLIGVYFVSVMKNSLTSGFTRDLNSKGEMLSIYAVRYLTPKVDDQTSDALSIEGLNDLVRDLININDGEIQVLDASGKVLTTSLQAHQAYIGRKNTQTVVSRALQGIRDNEDEMIDENRVRKKIVAKPVMNGTKVVGAIYIVASMKELYDTIERINNIFVSGTLIALGLTALLGIILAHTITSPIKEITKHATDVAEGNFELRSPVMGNDEIGQLSEAFNYMTQRLHHALSLHEEEKEKLQSVLTNMSDGVLATDEQGHIIVMNRRAKEMLRVEERGATDQDITELLGISMQHINTLEQEARPSMLMKLGLDQEQEQEVILRVMFSTIHRRGEGVTGIIVVLQDVTEQEKLEQSRREFVANVSHELRTPLTTIKSYVEALDDGALEEPQLAGRFVGVIRNETERMIRLVTDLLHLSRLDSKQAILRKKPTNMVEMLEEVADRFSFQMKQRRIKPSIFIANGIEQVVLDRDQIDQVLDNLMSNAIKYTPDGGVIELEAHKAGADRIAISIKDTGMGIPKKDLDRIFDRFYRVDKARSRSMGGTGLGLSIAREIVKAHGGTINLESELGVGTKVTFTISTLDEGSEAS; from the coding sequence ATGAAATGGGTACGTTTTTTTCGCACGATCCAAGCGAAGTTAATCATTATCTATGTGCTGCTCATCTTGATTGCGATGCAGCTCATTGGTGTGTATTTCGTGAGCGTGATGAAAAATTCGTTAACGAGCGGCTTCACGCGGGATTTGAACAGCAAGGGTGAGATGCTCTCGATCTATGCCGTGCGTTATTTGACGCCGAAGGTAGATGATCAGACGTCAGACGCCTTGAGTATTGAAGGGCTGAATGATCTTGTTCGGGACCTTATTAACATTAATGACGGGGAAATCCAGGTGCTGGATGCGTCGGGAAAAGTGCTCACGACTTCACTGCAAGCGCATCAGGCCTATATTGGGCGTAAGAACACCCAGACGGTTGTCAGCCGGGCGCTACAAGGTATTCGCGATAATGAAGACGAGATGATCGACGAGAACCGGGTGCGGAAGAAAATCGTCGCGAAGCCGGTCATGAACGGCACAAAGGTCGTTGGTGCGATTTATATCGTCGCTTCGATGAAGGAGCTCTACGATACGATCGAGCGCATTAATAATATATTTGTCTCCGGGACATTGATTGCGCTTGGATTGACGGCTCTGCTCGGGATCATTCTGGCTCACACGATCACGAGTCCGATCAAGGAAATAACGAAGCATGCGACCGATGTCGCCGAAGGGAATTTCGAGCTGCGATCGCCAGTAATGGGCAATGATGAGATCGGCCAGCTCAGCGAGGCGTTCAACTATATGACCCAGCGGCTTCATCATGCCTTATCCCTCCATGAGGAGGAGAAGGAGAAGCTGCAGTCGGTCTTAACGAATATGAGCGACGGCGTATTGGCGACCGATGAGCAGGGTCATATCATCGTCATGAACCGCCGCGCGAAGGAGATGCTCCGGGTCGAGGAGCGGGGCGCGACCGATCAAGATATCACCGAGCTGCTCGGCATCTCGATGCAGCATATCAATACGTTGGAACAAGAGGCGAGACCATCGATGCTAATGAAGCTGGGCCTCGATCAGGAGCAAGAGCAAGAGGTCATCCTCCGGGTCATGTTCTCGACGATCCATCGCCGCGGCGAAGGGGTAACGGGGATCATTGTTGTCCTGCAGGACGTCACCGAACAGGAGAAACTCGAACAATCACGGCGCGAGTTCGTCGCGAACGTGTCACATGAGCTGCGTACGCCGCTCACGACAATCAAGAGTTACGTCGAAGCACTGGATGATGGAGCGCTCGAGGAGCCGCAGCTCGCTGGCCGATTCGTTGGCGTCATCCGCAATGAGACGGAGCGGATGATCCGACTCGTAACGGACCTGCTGCATCTGTCCCGTCTCGATTCGAAGCAGGCGATTCTGCGCAAGAAGCCGACGAACATGGTCGAGATGCTGGAGGAAGTGGCAGACCGGTTCTCCTTCCAGATGAAGCAGCGGCGCATTAAGCCGTCAATCTTCATTGCGAACGGCATCGAGCAAGTGGTGCTCGACCGAGATCAGATTGATCAGGTACTTGATAACTTGATGTCCAATGCGATTAAATATACGCCTGACGGCGGCGTGATTGAACTTGAAGCGCATAAAGCAGGCGCTGACCGGATTGCGATCTCGATCAAGGACACCGGCATGGGGATTCCGAAGAAGGACCTGGATCGCATCTTCGACCGCTTCTATCGTGTCGATAAAGCGCGATCACGCAGTATGGGCGGTACGGGGCTTGGGCTGTCCATTGCCCGGGAAATTGTGAAGGCGCATGGCGGTACGATAAATCTTGAATCAGAGCTAGGCGTAGGCACCAAGGTGACGTTCACGATTTCTACACTGGATGAAGGAAGTGAGGCATCATGA
- a CDS encoding YycH family regulatory protein, with amino-acid sequence MMEKSKTIILTFLVVLSLIQSYFLSYSMPNFEPIQKSESSYVKTEEMGPEEKIENLVFPEQMVLHLGGGKHTVFSPDYIFYKEIFKRLQGRKFDVFQRTSTHLLDLSRIRNEDPGIELVFGQGVPVTLLRKVMQIQGDPEFGDELINRIWIFTSDDKETVRALFFSSKNQVVYEATKADLTVQDVKQHVEFGQAWDSYRLLYDQYYLPDKPLNMVQIEVPYEVFTAEQMQHNLFFDPSTTRNIKEKDGSEIYTDSKRSLQVRPEHQWVTYSDPVARVEGANDVSENVLSAVQFVNQHGGWNGTHRLTISPIQVDGTEVVFQQYYGGYPIVTDSLFRFGSIRLSVQQGVVTSYQRSLIYLDDRASLKQLRTLPGGDELAKMFKRYLDQTNNKVQWIFPAYRPFLTEKVIRLIPTWAVRLEDGSMDYLK; translated from the coding sequence ATGATGGAGAAATCCAAGACCATTATCCTGACTTTCTTGGTCGTGCTTAGCTTGATACAGAGTTATTTCCTATCCTATAGCATGCCGAACTTCGAGCCGATTCAGAAGTCTGAGAGCAGTTATGTGAAGACGGAAGAGATGGGGCCGGAGGAGAAGATCGAGAATCTCGTCTTCCCGGAGCAGATGGTGCTGCATTTGGGCGGAGGGAAGCATACGGTATTCTCGCCGGATTATATTTTCTACAAAGAAATTTTCAAGCGTCTGCAAGGGCGTAAATTCGATGTATTCCAACGGACCTCTACGCACCTGCTGGATCTATCCCGTATTCGGAATGAAGACCCAGGAATTGAGCTGGTATTCGGACAGGGTGTACCTGTGACGCTGCTGCGCAAAGTGATGCAAATTCAAGGGGATCCGGAATTCGGGGATGAACTGATTAACCGAATCTGGATATTCACCTCAGACGATAAAGAGACCGTACGCGCGCTGTTCTTCAGCAGCAAGAACCAGGTGGTTTATGAGGCGACGAAGGCCGATTTGACCGTGCAGGACGTGAAGCAGCATGTGGAATTCGGGCAAGCATGGGACAGTTACCGTCTGTTGTATGATCAATACTATTTGCCGGATAAGCCGCTGAATATGGTGCAAATTGAGGTGCCATACGAGGTATTTACCGCCGAGCAGATGCAGCACAATCTCTTCTTCGATCCAAGCACGACGCGGAATATTAAGGAGAAGGATGGCTCAGAGATCTATACGGACAGTAAGCGGAGTCTGCAAGTACGCCCCGAACATCAATGGGTAACGTATTCGGACCCGGTTGCGCGGGTAGAAGGCGCGAATGACGTCAGTGAGAACGTGCTCTCGGCTGTACAATTCGTGAATCAGCATGGAGGTTGGAATGGAACGCATCGGCTTACGATTTCACCTATACAGGTGGATGGTACAGAAGTGGTCTTCCAGCAGTACTATGGCGGGTACCCGATTGTGACGGACTCGTTGTTCCGGTTCGGCAGCATTCGGCTTAGCGTGCAGCAAGGCGTTGTAACGAGCTACCAACGTTCATTGATATACCTTGATGATCGGGCGTCACTGAAGCAGCTTCGAACGCTGCCAGGGGGCGATGAGCTCGCGAAGATGTTCAAGCGGTACCTCGATCAAACAAATAACAAAGTCCAGTGGATTTTCCCGGCGTATCGCCCGTTCCTAACGGAGAAAGTGATTCGGTTAATACCGACGTGGGCGGTTCGTCTTGAGGATGGTTCCATGGATTATTTGAAATAA
- the yycI gene encoding two-component system regulatory protein YycI — MDWSRAKSVLILAFLILNIILGYQLWLDVREQLSSNLDWTSLPEDTKKQMEMKLIQVQGKIPSETPTLTERTFQFVDEEQVTKRVNLATPISSQLIYIDEKELRKALKDAIPTIASYSYDQPTSSDGVFRLQYMLDNKWPMFEVSLELFYANQNIVAYRENKVVELESKEKDDKGQKVLPATNALGILIEKFLPTGSVVKEMKLGYHGQVYNETLVTAPAWRIVLESGDIYFVNAISAEVYHPKGEQQKE, encoded by the coding sequence ATGGATTGGAGTCGTGCGAAGAGTGTATTGATTCTGGCTTTTCTGATTCTCAACATTATTCTCGGGTACCAGTTATGGCTTGATGTCAGGGAGCAGCTAAGCTCCAATCTAGACTGGACCTCGCTGCCGGAAGATACGAAGAAGCAAATGGAGATGAAGCTCATTCAGGTGCAGGGCAAGATCCCGTCTGAGACACCAACGCTAACCGAGCGGACGTTCCAGTTCGTCGATGAGGAGCAGGTTACGAAGCGGGTGAATTTGGCAACGCCAATCTCGAGTCAGTTGATTTATATTGATGAGAAGGAATTACGTAAAGCCTTGAAGGATGCAATCCCGACGATTGCTTCGTATTCCTATGATCAGCCTACGAGCTCGGACGGTGTCTTCCGGCTTCAGTATATGCTCGATAACAAGTGGCCGATGTTCGAAGTCAGCTTAGAGCTGTTCTACGCGAACCAGAACATTGTGGCGTATCGGGAGAATAAGGTGGTTGAGCTTGAATCCAAGGAGAAGGACGATAAGGGGCAAAAAGTGCTGCCGGCAACGAATGCACTGGGGATTTTGATTGAGAAGTTCCTGCCGACGGGTTCGGTCGTGAAGGAAATGAAGCTTGGGTATCATGGGCAGGTCTATAACGAGACGCTCGTGACCGCGCCGGCTTGGCGAATTGTACTGGAGAGCGGTGATATTTACTTCGTGAATGCGATTAGCGCCGAAGTCTATCATCCTAAGGGAGAGCAGCAGAAGGAGTAG
- a CDS encoding MBL fold metallo-hydrolase — MGMEFTVLSSGSTGNATVVQNESATVLVDVGLSMKRMNELFEEQGIQPANIDAVMITHEHSDHIKGLGALARKYDLPIYANEATWEALEKHIGNIAEEKKVVMQTGEAIDFGTLRVESYGISHDAAEPVGYCFYDGEEKLSLATDLGYMSDKVKAAISDSDVLVLESNHDVEMLRMGRYPWNIKRRILSDVGHLSNEASGEALSELMTAKLKRTYLAHLSREHNLMDLAKMTVRDVMEDHGHFFKEKEFELRDTYYDRPTPWDKVGKP, encoded by the coding sequence ATGGGGATGGAGTTTACGGTGTTGTCGAGTGGATCTACCGGCAATGCGACAGTTGTGCAGAATGAGTCTGCGACGGTGCTCGTTGATGTCGGCCTAAGCATGAAGCGGATGAATGAATTGTTCGAGGAGCAAGGTATTCAGCCTGCGAATATTGATGCGGTCATGATTACGCACGAGCATTCGGATCATATTAAAGGTCTTGGCGCGCTGGCGCGTAAATATGATTTGCCGATCTATGCGAACGAGGCGACATGGGAAGCGTTAGAGAAGCATATTGGTAATATTGCAGAGGAAAAAAAGGTCGTGATGCAGACGGGCGAAGCGATCGATTTCGGGACGCTGCGCGTGGAATCGTACGGAATCTCGCATGATGCTGCCGAGCCTGTCGGGTATTGTTTCTACGATGGCGAAGAGAAGCTGAGCCTGGCGACAGACCTCGGCTATATGAGCGATAAGGTGAAGGCGGCGATCTCGGACTCGGACGTCCTTGTGCTGGAATCCAATCATGATGTGGAGATGCTGCGGATGGGTCGGTACCCGTGGAATATTAAGCGGCGCATCCTGAGCGATGTTGGGCATTTGTCCAATGAAGCATCGGGCGAGGCACTGAGTGAGCTGATGACAGCGAAGCTGAAGCGGACGTATCTGGCGCATTTAAGCCGAGAGCATAACCTGATGGATCTTGCCAAAATGACGGTGCGGGATGTCATGGAGGATCATGGGCACTTTTTCAAAGAAAAAGAGTTCGAGCTAAGAGATACCTACTATGATCGTCCTACGCCATGGGATAAGGTGGGAAAACCATAA
- a CDS encoding S1C family serine protease, whose translation MSFFDDDFYSPKVSKPIKKLLARRAARGLGPRKRWSTLQISVVSSVCSAAVGILLFSWITGAGSHVGVSARPDSGMEMKSQGAMSSDPFERIIDVSDQVSPSVVSVVNRQKKDAKTVDAGLGSGIIFRKEEGRALILTNAHVIEGANAVQVVLNNNARKIEATVVGKDHTTDIAVLSVEDDNLPEAAVLGDSTKLRRGEMVLAIGNALGLGDSLSYGIISKTLQVVPVSLSGDGTYDWEAEVIQTDAAINEGNSGGALVNLQGQVIGVNSMKIADVGVEGIGFAIPINQAMKIANEIIQEGRVIRAYMGVYTIDLNNDYAPITEEQRKSLKLPSTVKDGVIVMEASGPSASAGLELNDVIVKLDNQEVDSTLELRKYLYQQKKVGDTMLVSYYREGKGMTTEVKLTDRPQE comes from the coding sequence GTGAGCTTTTTCGATGATGATTTCTATTCACCGAAGGTTTCTAAGCCTATCAAAAAGTTATTAGCGCGCAGAGCTGCACGTGGTCTGGGTCCCAGAAAACGTTGGTCTACGCTTCAAATATCGGTCGTAAGCTCGGTGTGCAGCGCAGCGGTCGGGATTCTTCTATTCAGCTGGATAACCGGCGCAGGAAGCCATGTCGGCGTGAGCGCACGTCCTGACTCAGGGATGGAGATGAAGAGTCAAGGTGCGATGTCCTCCGATCCGTTCGAACGAATTATTGATGTATCCGATCAAGTCAGCCCGTCGGTCGTGAGCGTCGTGAACCGTCAGAAGAAGGATGCGAAGACGGTGGATGCGGGGCTTGGATCGGGGATTATTTTTAGAAAAGAAGAAGGACGTGCGCTCATTCTTACGAATGCGCATGTGATCGAAGGCGCAAATGCCGTACAAGTGGTTCTGAACAATAATGCAAGGAAAATAGAGGCAACGGTCGTTGGGAAGGATCATACGACGGATATCGCGGTCCTATCGGTGGAGGATGATAATCTTCCAGAAGCGGCGGTGCTGGGGGATTCAACGAAGCTTCGTCGCGGCGAGATGGTACTCGCGATCGGTAATGCGCTGGGGTTAGGCGATTCCCTGTCGTATGGGATCATCAGTAAGACGCTTCAGGTCGTTCCTGTCTCGCTGAGCGGTGACGGCACTTATGATTGGGAAGCAGAGGTTATCCAGACCGATGCGGCGATCAATGAAGGCAACAGCGGCGGTGCACTGGTGAATTTGCAGGGGCAAGTGATTGGTGTGAATTCGATGAAGATCGCCGATGTCGGCGTCGAAGGGATCGGTTTCGCGATTCCGATTAATCAGGCGATGAAGATCGCGAATGAGATCATCCAAGAGGGCCGTGTGATACGCGCTTATATGGGGGTCTATACGATTGATCTGAACAATGACTATGCACCGATTACGGAGGAGCAGCGGAAGAGTCTGAAGCTGCCGTCGACCGTGAAGGACGGGGTCATCGTCATGGAGGCGAGTGGTCCGTCGGCGTCGGCGGGACTCGAGCTGAATGATGTCATCGTGAAGCTGGATAACCAGGAGGTCGATTCGACGCTTGAACTTCGCAAGTACCTGTATCAGCAGAAGAAAGTCGGCGATACGATGCTGGTCTCGTACTATCGGGAAGGCAAAGGAATGACTACGGAAGTGAAGTTAACCGATCGGCCTCAGGAGTAG
- a CDS encoding CxxH/CxxC protein, which produces MYVVCKDHVELAIDRFVDEFEDAPDVVDLNEVDFPQWKPPVKCMECEHEAKFLIV; this is translated from the coding sequence ATGTATGTCGTATGTAAAGATCACGTTGAATTAGCCATTGATCGATTCGTCGATGAATTCGAAGATGCACCGGATGTGGTGGATCTGAACGAGGTGGATTTCCCGCAGTGGAAGCCGCCGGTCAAATGTATGGAATGCGAGCATGAAGCGAAATTCCTTATCGTGTAG
- the rlmH gene encoding 23S rRNA (pseudouridine(1915)-N(3))-methyltransferase RlmH: MNIQIVCVGKLKEKYLVQGIAEYSKRLAPYVKLTVHEVPDEKAPENMSDAEMRQVQEKEGDKIMSHIKPDTHVVALAIGGQLWSSEDLAAHMDKLGTYGTSTIAYVIGGSNGLSEAVLSRAQSKLSFGRMTLPHQLMRLVLVEQIYRAVKINRGEPYHK; the protein is encoded by the coding sequence TTGAATATACAGATCGTGTGTGTAGGTAAGTTGAAGGAGAAGTACTTGGTACAAGGTATTGCAGAGTATAGTAAGCGTCTCGCGCCATACGTGAAGCTAACCGTACATGAGGTGCCTGACGAGAAGGCGCCAGAGAACATGAGCGATGCAGAGATGCGCCAAGTTCAGGAGAAGGAAGGCGACAAGATCATGTCGCACATTAAGCCGGACACGCATGTCGTGGCCCTCGCGATTGGCGGCCAATTGTGGTCGAGCGAGGATCTCGCTGCACATATGGACAAGCTCGGTACCTATGGCACGAGTACGATTGCCTATGTCATCGGCGGCTCGAACGGCCTTTCTGAGGCGGTGCTGTCGCGTGCGCAATCGAAGCTCTCTTTCGGCCGCATGACGCTGCCGCATCAGTTGATGCGACTGGTGCTGGTGGAACAGATTTATCGGGCGGTGAAGATTAATCGGGGGGAACCGTACCATAAGTGA